In the genome of Cydia strobilella chromosome Z, ilCydStro3.1, whole genome shotgun sequence, one region contains:
- the LOC134753895 gene encoding uncharacterized protein LOC134753895 — protein MMSNKMNANEINTASAEKQPERAKVREGVKPAGGPPTVLIEGGTRSTDEELLAPKQGRSGQGTPDVLMLGSLTLEEDELLRSPPGGKTVREVKPVLEGQFHKYESKAQKKRAKLLRRKAALAGDGGGIPEIKMGAAKPGPDKRGLKVKRQSTDEGRSERPPAKRPNQGKAVADGPRSVAKAYRGLAVAVCREDGASVDEALAKLIRKRLTHLIEVVVLKVVRGEPGLVAPRFATSGLVSEGFFLVTPKTAESREWLLNQDFGELDGHRIISRKLEQNRVQVWVPGDTDTEHVKEFLFAQNPDRPELKILDWKAVGREALELGTRLTYTVPDGVEESWGPEKTKVLDFSATSVRVRILRANSNQQPSESKPEGTTGEPVLKQESAKTDDVYTGGEEGMDVAGVELSE, from the coding sequence ATGATGAGTAATAAAATGAATGCCAATGAAATAAACACCGCGTCAGCGGAGAAGCAGCCCGAAAGGGCAAAAGTGCGAGAGGGTGTGAAACCAGCCGGTGGACCCCCGACCGTGCTAATAGAAGGAGGAACTCGGAGCACTGACGAGGAACTCCTAGCACCGAAGCAAGGAAGATCCGGACAGGGTACCCCAGATGTCCTTATGCTGGGGAGCCTGACACTGGAAGAGGACGAGCTGTTGCGGTCACCACCGGGGGGGAAAACCGTTAGGGAAGTCAAACCGGTGTTGGAAGGACAGTTTCATAAGTATGAGTCGAAGGCACAGAAGAAGAGGGCAAAGCTGCTTAGGAGAAAGGCTGCGCTTGCGGGGGATGGGGGTGGCATTCCCGAGATTAAAATGGGGGCTGCCAAACCTGGCCCGGACAAGCGCGGTCTGAAGGTGAAGAGGCAAAGTACGGATGAGGGTCGCTCAGAGCGTCCCCCGGCGAAGCGCCCCAACCAAGGCAAGGCAGTCGCTGACGGACCACGGAGCGTAGCTAAGGCGTACCGTGGTCTGGCAGTGGCTGTGTGCCGAGAGGATGGTGCTTCGGTGGACGAGGCTCTGGCGAAGCTCATCAGGAAGAGGCTTACGCACCTGATCGAGGTGGTCGTCCTAAAGGTAGTGAGGGGGGAGCCTGGCTTAGTAGCACCGAGATTTGCTACGTCGGGGTTGGTGTCAGAAGGGTTTTTCCTGGTGACACCAAAAACGGCGGAGTCGAGGGAGTGGCTACTAAATCAGGACTTCGGAGAGTTGGACGGCCACCGGATCATCTCGCGTAAGCTGGAGCAGAATAGGGTGCAGGTTTGGGTTCCGGGAGATACGGACACTGAACACGTAAAGGAGTTCCTTTTTGCGCAGAATCCCGATCGGCCGGAACTCAAAATTCTGGACTGGAAGGCAGTAGGTAGGGAGGCTCTAGAGCTAGGGACCCGTCTGACCTATACGGTTCCGGATGGAGTCGAGGAGAGCTGGGGGCCGGAAAAGACCAAGGTACTGGACTTTTCGGCTACCAGTGTACGAGTTCGGATTCTGAGGGCCAATTCAAATCAACAACCCTCAGAATCCAAACCAGAAGGGACGACAGGAGAACCCGTGCTGAAGCAGGAGAGCGCAAAAACCGACGATGTCTATACAGGAGGAGAGGAGGGTATGGATGTCGCCGGCGTTGAACTCTCCGAGTAG